Proteins encoded in a region of the Triticum dicoccoides isolate Atlit2015 ecotype Zavitan chromosome 3A, WEW_v2.0, whole genome shotgun sequence genome:
- the LOC119272979 gene encoding uncharacterized protein LOC119272979, protein MIIIPDPTPEFVQSAFYNMLDGLELALEKDSVRCFLRLFAKSPNAMAWNLSITSDTLTCMVSHNALRCAKVVLPGKASWLNGHHANPNCMNPHGYFPIHGVAERFSVNMIKLLFHHGALAKVHTLGDVVIQNLLPLHVAVENTCMHKYLEDSLPPMQYHRDYIYKLVHLLCLLEMKIFLDTVRLAGKTDNLVHEIWNYIMNGKLVQATVLLLASQNQIRKHDCIIESLGCIPVSLRSINSKYRQHRWDWDHRRNRAWQTRDLARENTPQKKATHNRALITVLSWTSGNVDGTKELTEMPYLHPAEQKVM, encoded by the exons ATGATAATCATCCCAGACCCTACTCCCGAG TTTGTGCAAAGTGCCTTCTATAATATGCTTGACGGTTTGGAGCTTGCACTGGAAAAGGATAGTGTCCggtgcttcctccgcttgttcgcgAAATCTCCCAATGCCATGGCTTGGAATTTGAGCATAACCTCTGATACCTTGACGTGCATGGTCAGCCATAATGCCCTGCGATGCGCAAAGGTTGTGTTGCCGGGCAAGGCATCTTGGCTCAATGGTCACCATGCCAATCCCAACTGCATGAACCCGCACGGATACTTTCCAATCCATGGAGTTGCTGAACGGTTCTCTGTCAATATGATCAAGTTGCTCTTCCACCATGGTGCTTTAGCCAAGGTACACACTCTCGGCGATGTTGTCATTCAGAATCTGCTCCCACTCCATGTTGCGGTCGAGAATACTTGCATGCATAAGTATCTGGAGGATAGTCTCCCTCCTATGCAGTATCATCGTGATTATATTTACAAACTTGTTCATCTGTTGTGCCTACTTGAAATG aagatcttCCTCGATACGGTTAGGCTTGCTGGAAAAACAGATAATCTAGTTCATGAGATCTGGAACTACATTATGAATGGAAAGCTTGTTCAGGCTACAGTTTTACTACTCGCATCCCAAAATCAGATACGGAAGCATGATTG CATCATCGAGAGCCTTGGCTGCATCCCAGTCAGCCTGAGAAGCATCAACAGCAAGTACCGGCAGCACCGGTGGGATTGGGACCACAGGCGCAACAGGGCATGGCAGACAAGGGACCTCGCCAGAGAGAACACCCCACAGAAGAAGGCCACGCAT AATAGAGCCCTGATTACCGTTTTGTCATGGACATCAGGGAATGTGGATGGAACCAAGGAGCTTACAGAAATGCCTTATCTGCATCCTGCAGAGCAGAAG GTAATGTAG
- the LOC119270310 gene encoding uncharacterized protein LOC119270310, with product MAAAAAAGSDLVVVRLPSPSEEDPLHHDKKKLLEARKLSCSFQVPISSSPVDACKLLDQMIHAARVAHMDELELYFAGDDDYGPFSARNELESLNLLLKTINTLLVAANDGTKGVLQLLVDEILVRLRSVGLTDKHQMALQTENHETEDSLLKWGEQHGIKSKMQIAFFEGAGRGMLASEDIGVGDIALEIPESLIISEELLCQSDMFLALKDVNSITTETMLLLWSMRERHNSSSKFKMFFETLPSNFNTGLSFGIDALASLEGTLLFDELMQARQHLRQQYDELFPVLSTKFPEIFKQDIFSWDNFLWACELWYSNSMMVVLSSGKLTTCLIPVAGLMNHSVTPHILNYGRVDQATKSLKFPLSRPCEAGAQCFLSYGKHPGSHLITFYGFLPREDNPYDVIPLDLDTSVHEEDGTAQSVSTSVTTHMVRGTWLCRSQGPPTYGLPPPLLSHLRAALNCEHSESTPEADIKEDDRMVLETLISIFTPMLEGLGEADDYNRESASWDVVLALDYKDLQRRIISSIVTSCGSGLAMLDS from the exons atggcggcggcggcggcggcgggaagtGATTTGGTGGTGGTTCGCCTGCCTTCTCCCTCGGAGGAGGACCCCCTGCACCATGATAAGAAG AAATTATTGGAGGCTAGGAAACTATCCTGTTCATTTCAAGTCCCAATCTCTTCGTCCCCTGTTGACGCCTGCAAATTGCTTGACCAGATGATCCATGCTGCTAGGGTCGCTCATATGGATGAG CTGGAGCTTTATTTTGCTGGGGATGATGATTATGGCCCATTCTCTGCCCGGAATGAGCTTGAGTCCCTGAATCTGCTTCTCAAAACCATCAACACATTGCTTGTAGCTGCCAATGATGGCACCAAGGGAGTATTGCAATTACTAGTGGATGAGATACTTGTTAGGCTCAGATCTGTGGGATTGACAGATAAGCATCAGATGGCACTTCAAACAGAGAACCATGAAACTGAGGATTCTCTTCTTAAATGGGGGGAGCAGCATGGTATCAAAAGTAAAATGCAGATAGCAT TTTTTGAAGGAGCTGGGAGAGGAATGCTAGCTTCTGAAGATATAGGTGTGGGTGACATTGCTCTTGAAATCCCAGAGTCCCTTATCATATCTGAGGAACTTCTCTGCCAGTCTGATATG TTTCTTGCGTTGAAAGATGTGAATAGCATCACCACTGAAACTATGCTATTATTGTGGAGCATGAGAGAGCGGCATAATTCATCTTCAAAGTTTAAGATGTTCTTTGAGACACTTCCGTCAAATTTCAATACAG GCTTGAGTTTCGGAATTGATGCACTTGCTTCACTAGAAGGTACCCTGCTTTTTGATGAGTTAATGCAAGCTAGGCAG CATTTGCGCCAGCAGTACGATGAGTTATTTCCAGTGCTATCCACCAAGTTTCCTGAGATATTCAAACAAGACATATTCTCGTGGGACAATTTTCTGTGGGCATGTGAATTATGGTATTCTAACAGTATGATGGTTGTTTTAAGTAGCGGGAAATTAACAACTTGCTTGATTCCTGTTGCTGGACTGATGAATCACTCG GTGACTCCACACATTCTTAACTATGGCCGAGTAGATCAAGCTACAAAGTCTTTGAAGTTCCCTTTGTCGAGACCTTGTGAAGCAGGGGCCCAATGTTTCCTCAGTTATGGGAAACATCCAGGGTCACATCTAATTACCTTCTATGGTTTCCTACCAAGAGAAGACAACCCTTACGATGTTATACCTTTGG ATCTGGACACGTCTGTTCACGAGGAGGATGGCACCGCCCAGTCTGTGAGTACAAGTGTAACCACTCATATGGTTCGTGGGACATGGCTGTGCAGATCACAAGGACCTCCCACATATGGCCTGCCTCCGCCCTTGTTGTCTCATCTCCGTGCTGCTCTAAACTGTGAGCACAGCGAATCTACACCAGAGGCTGAT ATCAAGGAAGATGACAGGATGGTGCTGGAAACACTCATTAGCATATTTACTCCGATGCTTGAAGGGTTAGGCGAGGCAGACGACTACAACCG GGAGAGTGCGAGTTGGGACGTTGTGCTAGCGCTGGACTACAAGGATCTTCAGAGAAGGATAATTTCGTCCATTGTTACTTCTTGTGGCTCTGGATTGGCAATGCTTGATTCCTAG